One Caldisericota bacterium genomic window, TGTAAGGACATTTTGATTGTTTAAACTATTTGTAGTTTGTTGATATAATTAAAAAGTGTCACTAAAATAAAAATAGTTAAAGGAGGCAAAGATGGCTTTAGAATGGGGCAAAAAGTTTTCTACTAGAAGCAAAGCAATGAAAGCCTCAGCAATTAGAGAATTATTAAAACTTGTAGACAATCCGGAAATCATTTCACTTGCCGGAGGTATGCCTGATCCGACTCTATTTCCTAAAAAAGTTCTTGCAGAGATTTCCAGAGATATCTTTCTTAACTATGGCAACAAAGCACTTCAGTATGGTGCAACCGAAGGAATCCCAGCTCTAAGGGAGGCGCTTGTTAACGCTGGTATAGAGGAGGGAATACAGAACCTTGTGAAAGAGAATCTTATTGTAACTACTGCGTCTCAGCAAGGACTGGATCTTGTAGGTAAAGTATTTATTGATCCGGGAGATGCAATTATTGTTGAAGCTCCGTCTTATGTAGGTGGTTTACAAGCTTTTTGTGCTTATGAAGCAGATTTTATTACAGTACCGCTTGATAAAGATGGGATAAAAACAGATATTTTAGAAGAAAAGCTCAGAGAAGCTGAAAAAAATGGGGTAAATATAAAATTTATGTATCTTATTCCTAATTTTCAAAATCCAGCAGGTGTTACGCTTAGCTTTGAACGAAGGAAAAAGATATTAGAATTGAGTCATCAACATGATGTACCTATTATAGAAGACGATCCGTATGGAGAAATTCGCTTTGAAGGAGAAAAAATTCCTTCTCTTGTGGAAATGGACAATATTGGTAATGTCATTGCACTCAGAACCTTTTCTAAAATCCTTGCTCCTGGATTGCGACTCGGTTGGATGATTGCAGACCAAGAGGCTATTAGCAAATTTGTGATTGCAAAGCAGAGCTCAGACCTTTGTTCTCCTTCTTCTACTCAGTATATTGCTTATGAATTTATCAGGAAGGGACATTTAAAACAGTATCTTGAGCTTGTGCGGCAAACATATAAAAAGAAAAAAGACTTAATGCTTCAAGCGATTGAAAAGTACTTCCCAAAAGAAGCAGAATGGACAAAACCGGAAGGTGGCATGTTTATTTGGGTTACTCTGCCGGATTATATCGATACAACCGAGATGTTTAAGGAAGCAATTGAGGAAAAAGTTGCTTATGTCGTAGGTAGTGCTTTCTATCCCCATGGAGAGGATAAACATCATATGAGACTTAACTTTTCTCTTCCAACACCGGAACAAATTGATGAAGGAATAAAACGACTGGGTATTTTACTAAAGAAAAAAATACATTAATATAAAGCCCCGTAAGGGGCTTTTTTATTCCTTTAGGATTTTAAGGAGGTCTGGCAGTTTTTCTTTCATTGCTTTTTCTCCTCTTCGGATAGCTTTTTGTGGTTTCCAAAAGCTATCCCATTTGATATTTTTTACATCAGGAGCAACAATGATGTCTGCTTTTTTACAATTTTCTCTTGCAATGTTATATTGTAAGATATTTATTGAATTTGATGCAACTTCGTAAAGTTCTCTGGGAGTGTTTATGAATTTTCCAGTAAATTTTGATGGTTTAAAAGAGTTTTCTAATAAATTTACTGCAATGACAATATCTGCTCCACATTTTTTAAGTGGCTCTATTGGTACTTGTAGAGAAAGTCCTCCATCGGCAAGTAGTGTATTTTCTATTCTTATTGGCTGAAACATGAAAGGTATTGAGATACTAGCACGGACTGCGTCAAGAAGATTACCTTCTTCAAAGAAAATTGGGTTTCCTGTGGCAAGGTCAGTGGAAACGGCAATAAATTTTTTTGGCAAACTTTCAATTTTATAGTCTCCGATTATTTCCTGAAACAGTTTTGTTATTTTTTTTCCTCGTACAAGCCCTAGTTTCAATGTTGGATCAAAGAGAACAGAAAGCACAGTATTCATATTTGTGCCTACAGCGATTTCTTCAATTCTTTTTGCGCTCTCTGTCACTGCATAGATGCTTCCCACTAGCGCACCAATACTCGAACCTGCAATCATATCAATTTGAATGCCAGCTTTTTCTAATACTTTAAGTACTCCTATGTGGGAAAGTCCTTTCGGACCGCCACTTCCCAGCGCAAGTCCAATTTTTCTCATTTTTTTCTCCTTTTTTTATAAAATTTGGTCAGCTCGCCAATTTTATCTCTTATCTTTGCAGCCTCTTCAAATTCTAAAATATCTGCTTTGAGGTGCATTTCTTCTTCGAGTTCTGTAATCAAAGCACTGAACTGTTCTGCGGAAAGAGCTAAAAGTGTTTTATCACCTATTTTTTCAATTTCTTTTTCGTTCTTCCACGGAAGGTCGATCAGATCTGAAATGGCCTTTCTTATAGTTTTTGGCGTAATATTATGTTCTGTGTTGTAGGCAATTTGTTTTTTCCTTCTTCTATCTGTTTCTTTTATTGCTTTTTTCATTGAATCTGTGATATTATCTGCATACATAATTACTTTTCCGGATACATTTCTTGCTGTTCGTCCCATTGTTTGTATGAGCGATACTTCGGATCTTAAAAAGCCTTCTTTATCTGCATCTAAGATGGCAACCAGTGAAACTTCAGGCAAATCAAGCCCTTCTCTCAATAAGTTTACGCCTACAAGGCAGTCAAAGCTTCCCTCACGTAGTGATTTAAGAATTTTTACTCGTTCCAGTGTTTTTATGTCGGAGTGAAGGTATTTTGCTTTTATTCCTTTTTCTGTAAGGAACATTGCTAGATCTTCTGCAAATTTTTTTGTGAGCGTTGTGACGAGTACTCTTTCTCTCTTTTTCGCTCTTTTCTGTACCTCTTTTATAAGACT contains:
- a CDS encoding PLP-dependent aminotransferase family protein, translating into MALEWGKKFSTRSKAMKASAIRELLKLVDNPEIISLAGGMPDPTLFPKKVLAEISRDIFLNYGNKALQYGATEGIPALREALVNAGIEEGIQNLVKENLIVTTASQQGLDLVGKVFIDPGDAIIVEAPSYVGGLQAFCAYEADFITVPLDKDGIKTDILEEKLREAEKNGVNIKFMYLIPNFQNPAGVTLSFERRKKILELSHQHDVPIIEDDPYGEIRFEGEKIPSLVEMDNIGNVIALRTFSKILAPGLRLGWMIADQEAISKFVIAKQSSDLCSPSSTQYIAYEFIRKGHLKQYLELVRQTYKKKKDLMLQAIEKYFPKEAEWTKPEGGMFIWVTLPDYIDTTEMFKEAIEEKVAYVVGSAFYPHGEDKHHMRLNFSLPTPEQIDEGIKRLGILLKKKIH
- a CDS encoding patatin-like phospholipase family protein; this translates as MRKIGLALGSGGPKGLSHIGVLKVLEKAGIQIDMIAGSSIGALVGSIYAVTESAKRIEEIAVGTNMNTVLSVLFDPTLKLGLVRGKKITKLFQEIIGDYKIESLPKKFIAVSTDLATGNPIFFEEGNLLDAVRASISIPFMFQPIRIENTLLADGGLSLQVPIEPLKKCGADIVIAVNLLENSFKPSKFTGKFINTPRELYEVASNSINILQYNIARENCKKADIIVAPDVKNIKWDSFWKPQKAIRRGEKAMKEKLPDLLKILKE